Proteins encoded together in one Coffea arabica cultivar ET-39 chromosome 2c, Coffea Arabica ET-39 HiFi, whole genome shotgun sequence window:
- the LOC113724939 gene encoding uncharacterized protein isoform X4 → MENMLYAEELVREFLVFRGFTTTLQSFEKELATDVGKGFQVEKILDLVFSIYIPKFQAESLVDLLSFFKQCFSSSETAHIEALLKLHVSILRYYIVYAIQSRRKDKVVEFFDAHGTNLLQNNQEWASWFAIPYLKNPHLEPQFRMYFTKEWYNALHLSVRNFLSKMFNGTRIPALLKISSERITVNRLKKDIKQLNLKLSELQALLEEKEAQLSQSRSIQDQSGDMPAEDFHSTSRVDSHLSGSERSHDLIAAQETDGEMHRDEDFPEVKVEFQERFLGHTSPISRCRFSASGDNIASASVDGTVRIWTYDSSAPASRNATIYCGAEVLSLEWDCKSDRLLLIGTADGCIKAWNVDAKRVVCDLNSNREFPSVLDIKCSPVEPIFVSASASRGHGTNYIDKLGFASLTVWNMRSWKAMTVLPLGKDPPAITSVCFNHNGKLLAAAATDGMIHMFDMSAGLQITGWPAHDSAISSVHFGPDETSIFSLGADGKIFEWSLHNQGKILWSRNCSRFCNFENSLHCRHEMALDANGKRLLLTSNSVRAPIYQVRDCTTGMRTLPHSACVTTVDWHPTLPIFLTGSADNSVRVTSIS, encoded by the exons ATGGAAAATATGCTGTATGCAGAGGAGCTTGTTAGAGAGTTCCTTGTGTTCAGAGGATTCACTACTACTCTCCAATCTTTCGAGAAAGAGTTAGCCACTGATGTTGGTAAAGGGTTTCAAGTCGAAAAGATATTGGACTTGGTTTTCTCCATATATATTCCCAAGTTTCAGGCTGAAAGTTTGGTTGATCTGTTGAGTTTTTTCAAGCAGTGCTTTTCTTCATCTGAAACAGCACATATTGAAGCACTGTTGAAGTTGCATGTCTCTATTCTACGTTATTATATAGTATATGCAATACAATCAAGAAGGAAGGACAAAGTCGTGGAATTCTTTGATGCCCATGGGACTAACTTGCTCCAAAACAACCAAGAGTGGGCCTCATGGTTTG CCATTCCATATCTCAAGAACCCACATTTGGAACCACAGTTTCGCATGTACTTCACAAAGGAGTGGTACAATGCACTGCATCTGTCTGTTAGAAATTTCTTGAGCAAGATGTTTAATGGTACTC GAATCCCAGCTCTATTGAAGATCAGTTCTGAAAGGATCACTGTGAACCGCCTCAAGAAGGACATTAAACAACTAAATCTTAAACTGTCAGAACTCCAGGCCTTGTTGGAGGAAAAGGAGGCCCAATTAAGTCAGTCCAGGAG CATTCAGGATCAAAGTGGTGATATGCCTGCTGAGGATTTTCATTCAACTTCTAGGGTAGATAGTCATCTTAGTGGGAGTGAAAGAAGCCATGATTTGATAGCAGCACAAG AAACTGACGGTGAAATGCATCGAGATGAAGATTTTCCAGAAGTGAAAGTTGAATTTCAG GAGAGATTTTTGGGCCACACGAGTCCAATCAGCCGTTGTCGTTTTTCTGCATCTGGAGACAATATTGCAAGTGCTTCTGTAGATGGCACAGTCAG GATTTGGACGTATGATTCATCAGCGCCTGCATCGAGGAATGCAACCATCTATTGTGGTGCTGAGGTCCTGTCACTTGAGTGGGATTGTAAATCTGATCGCTTG CTTCTTATTGGGACTGCTGATGGATGCATTAAAGCATGGAATGTTGATGCTAAGCGTGTTGTTTGTGATCTTAACTCCAATAGAGAATTCCCAAG TGTCTTGGATATTAAATGCAGCCCGGTGGAGCCAATATTCGTCTCTGCTTCAGCATCCAGAGG GCATGGaacaaattatattgataaattggGTTTTGCATCCTTGACTGTATGGAACATGCGGTCATGGAAGGCTATG ACAGTCCTTCCTTTAGGTAAAGATCCTCCAGCAATTACTTCAGTATGTTTCAATCACAACGGGAAGCTTTTAGCAGCTGCAGCAACTGATGGAATGATTCATATGTTTG ATATGTCTGCTGGCCTGCAAATTACTGGGTGGCCAGCTCATGACTCTGCAATTAGCTCTGTTCATTTTGGGCCTGATGAGACAAGCATTTTCAGCTTAGGTGCAGATGGAAAG ATATTTGAATGGAGTTTGCACAATCAAGGCAAAATtctttggtcaagaaattgcaGCAG GTTCTGCAACTTTGAGAACTCATTGCACTGTAGACATGAAATGGCTTTAGATGCTAATGGGAAAAGACTTCTGCTGACTTCTAATTCAGTAAGAGCACCCATATATCAG GTTCGAGATTGTACAACTGGGATGAGAACTCTTCCTCACAGTGCATGTGTAACAACGGTAGATTGGCATCCGACGTTGCCCATCTTTTTAACTGGATCAGCTGATAACTCGGTGCGAGTCACATCCATATCTTGA
- the LOC113724939 gene encoding uncharacterized protein isoform X3 translates to MENMLYAEELVREFLVFRGFTTTLQSFEKELATDVGKGFQVEKILDLVFSIYIPKFQAESLVDLLSFFKQCFSSSETAHIEALLKLHVSILRYYIVYAIQSRRKDKVVEFFDAHGTNLLQNNQEWASWFAIPYLKNPHLEPQFRMYFTKEWYNALHLSVRNFLSKMFNGTRIPALLKISSERITVNRLKKDIKQLNLKLSELQALLEEKEAQLSQSRRVKSTSDLGKINSIQDQSGDMPAEDFHSTSRVDSHLSGSERSHDLIAAQETDGEMHRDEDFPEVKVEFQERFLGHTSPISRCRFSASGDNIASASVDGTVRIWTYDSSAPASRNATIYCGAEVLSLEWDCKSDRLLLIGTADGCIKAWNVDAKRVVCDLNSNREFPSVLDIKCSPVEPIFVSASASRGHGTNYIDKLGFASLTVWNMRSWKAMTVLPLGKDPPAITSVCFNHNGKLLAAAATDGMIHMFDMSAGLQITGWPAHDSAISSVHFGPDETSIFSLGADGKIFEWSLHNQGKILWSRNCSRFCNFENSLHCRHEMALDANGKRLLLTSNSVRAPIYQVRDCTTGMRTLPHSACVTTVDWHPTLPIFLTGSADNSVRVTSIS, encoded by the exons ATGGAAAATATGCTGTATGCAGAGGAGCTTGTTAGAGAGTTCCTTGTGTTCAGAGGATTCACTACTACTCTCCAATCTTTCGAGAAAGAGTTAGCCACTGATGTTGGTAAAGGGTTTCAAGTCGAAAAGATATTGGACTTGGTTTTCTCCATATATATTCCCAAGTTTCAGGCTGAAAGTTTGGTTGATCTGTTGAGTTTTTTCAAGCAGTGCTTTTCTTCATCTGAAACAGCACATATTGAAGCACTGTTGAAGTTGCATGTCTCTATTCTACGTTATTATATAGTATATGCAATACAATCAAGAAGGAAGGACAAAGTCGTGGAATTCTTTGATGCCCATGGGACTAACTTGCTCCAAAACAACCAAGAGTGGGCCTCATGGTTTG CCATTCCATATCTCAAGAACCCACATTTGGAACCACAGTTTCGCATGTACTTCACAAAGGAGTGGTACAATGCACTGCATCTGTCTGTTAGAAATTTCTTGAGCAAGATGTTTAATGGTACTC GAATCCCAGCTCTATTGAAGATCAGTTCTGAAAGGATCACTGTGAACCGCCTCAAGAAGGACATTAAACAACTAAATCTTAAACTGTCAGAACTCCAGGCCTTGTTGGAGGAAAAGGAGGCCCAATTAAGTCAGTCCAGGAG GGTAAAATCGACATCTGATCTTGGTAAAATCAACAGCATTCAGGATCAAAGTGGTGATATGCCTGCTGAGGATTTTCATTCAACTTCTAGGGTAGATAGTCATCTTAGTGGGAGTGAAAGAAGCCATGATTTGATAGCAGCACAAG AAACTGACGGTGAAATGCATCGAGATGAAGATTTTCCAGAAGTGAAAGTTGAATTTCAG GAGAGATTTTTGGGCCACACGAGTCCAATCAGCCGTTGTCGTTTTTCTGCATCTGGAGACAATATTGCAAGTGCTTCTGTAGATGGCACAGTCAG GATTTGGACGTATGATTCATCAGCGCCTGCATCGAGGAATGCAACCATCTATTGTGGTGCTGAGGTCCTGTCACTTGAGTGGGATTGTAAATCTGATCGCTTG CTTCTTATTGGGACTGCTGATGGATGCATTAAAGCATGGAATGTTGATGCTAAGCGTGTTGTTTGTGATCTTAACTCCAATAGAGAATTCCCAAG TGTCTTGGATATTAAATGCAGCCCGGTGGAGCCAATATTCGTCTCTGCTTCAGCATCCAGAGG GCATGGaacaaattatattgataaattggGTTTTGCATCCTTGACTGTATGGAACATGCGGTCATGGAAGGCTATG ACAGTCCTTCCTTTAGGTAAAGATCCTCCAGCAATTACTTCAGTATGTTTCAATCACAACGGGAAGCTTTTAGCAGCTGCAGCAACTGATGGAATGATTCATATGTTTG ATATGTCTGCTGGCCTGCAAATTACTGGGTGGCCAGCTCATGACTCTGCAATTAGCTCTGTTCATTTTGGGCCTGATGAGACAAGCATTTTCAGCTTAGGTGCAGATGGAAAG ATATTTGAATGGAGTTTGCACAATCAAGGCAAAATtctttggtcaagaaattgcaGCAG GTTCTGCAACTTTGAGAACTCATTGCACTGTAGACATGAAATGGCTTTAGATGCTAATGGGAAAAGACTTCTGCTGACTTCTAATTCAGTAAGAGCACCCATATATCAG GTTCGAGATTGTACAACTGGGATGAGAACTCTTCCTCACAGTGCATGTGTAACAACGGTAGATTGGCATCCGACGTTGCCCATCTTTTTAACTGGATCAGCTGATAACTCGGTGCGAGTCACATCCATATCTTGA
- the LOC113724939 gene encoding uncharacterized protein isoform X2: MENMLYAEELVREFLVFRGFTTTLQSFEKELATDVGKGFQVEKILDLVFSIYIPKFQAESLVDLLSFFKQCFSSSETAHIEALLKLHVSILRYYIVYAIQSRRKDKVVEFFDAHGTNLLQNNQEWASWFAIPYLKNPHLEPQFRMYFTKEWYNALHLSVRNFLSKMFNGTRIPALLKISSERITVNRLKKDIKQLNLKLSELQALLEEKEAQLSQSRSISRRVKSTSDLGKINSIQDQSGDMPAEDFHSTSRVDSHLSGSERSHDLIAAQETDGEMHRDEDFPEVKVEFQERFLGHTSPISRCRFSASGDNIASASVDGTVRIWTYDSSAPASRNATIYCGAEVLSLEWDCKSDRLLLIGTADGCIKAWNVDAKRVVCDLNSNREFPSVLDIKCSPVEPIFVSASASRGHGTNYIDKLGFASLTVWNMRSWKAMTVLPLGKDPPAITSVCFNHNGKLLAAAATDGMIHMFDMSAGLQITGWPAHDSAISSVHFGPDETSIFSLGADGKIFEWSLHNQGKILWSRNCSRFCNFENSLHCRHEMALDANGKRLLLTSNSVRAPIYQVRDCTTGMRTLPHSACVTTVDWHPTLPIFLTGSADNSVRVTSIS; this comes from the exons ATGGAAAATATGCTGTATGCAGAGGAGCTTGTTAGAGAGTTCCTTGTGTTCAGAGGATTCACTACTACTCTCCAATCTTTCGAGAAAGAGTTAGCCACTGATGTTGGTAAAGGGTTTCAAGTCGAAAAGATATTGGACTTGGTTTTCTCCATATATATTCCCAAGTTTCAGGCTGAAAGTTTGGTTGATCTGTTGAGTTTTTTCAAGCAGTGCTTTTCTTCATCTGAAACAGCACATATTGAAGCACTGTTGAAGTTGCATGTCTCTATTCTACGTTATTATATAGTATATGCAATACAATCAAGAAGGAAGGACAAAGTCGTGGAATTCTTTGATGCCCATGGGACTAACTTGCTCCAAAACAACCAAGAGTGGGCCTCATGGTTTG CCATTCCATATCTCAAGAACCCACATTTGGAACCACAGTTTCGCATGTACTTCACAAAGGAGTGGTACAATGCACTGCATCTGTCTGTTAGAAATTTCTTGAGCAAGATGTTTAATGGTACTC GAATCCCAGCTCTATTGAAGATCAGTTCTGAAAGGATCACTGTGAACCGCCTCAAGAAGGACATTAAACAACTAAATCTTAAACTGTCAGAACTCCAGGCCTTGTTGGAGGAAAAGGAGGCCCAATTAAGTCAGTCCAGGAG CATTTCACGCAGGGTAAAATCGACATCTGATCTTGGTAAAATCAACAGCATTCAGGATCAAAGTGGTGATATGCCTGCTGAGGATTTTCATTCAACTTCTAGGGTAGATAGTCATCTTAGTGGGAGTGAAAGAAGCCATGATTTGATAGCAGCACAAG AAACTGACGGTGAAATGCATCGAGATGAAGATTTTCCAGAAGTGAAAGTTGAATTTCAG GAGAGATTTTTGGGCCACACGAGTCCAATCAGCCGTTGTCGTTTTTCTGCATCTGGAGACAATATTGCAAGTGCTTCTGTAGATGGCACAGTCAG GATTTGGACGTATGATTCATCAGCGCCTGCATCGAGGAATGCAACCATCTATTGTGGTGCTGAGGTCCTGTCACTTGAGTGGGATTGTAAATCTGATCGCTTG CTTCTTATTGGGACTGCTGATGGATGCATTAAAGCATGGAATGTTGATGCTAAGCGTGTTGTTTGTGATCTTAACTCCAATAGAGAATTCCCAAG TGTCTTGGATATTAAATGCAGCCCGGTGGAGCCAATATTCGTCTCTGCTTCAGCATCCAGAGG GCATGGaacaaattatattgataaattggGTTTTGCATCCTTGACTGTATGGAACATGCGGTCATGGAAGGCTATG ACAGTCCTTCCTTTAGGTAAAGATCCTCCAGCAATTACTTCAGTATGTTTCAATCACAACGGGAAGCTTTTAGCAGCTGCAGCAACTGATGGAATGATTCATATGTTTG ATATGTCTGCTGGCCTGCAAATTACTGGGTGGCCAGCTCATGACTCTGCAATTAGCTCTGTTCATTTTGGGCCTGATGAGACAAGCATTTTCAGCTTAGGTGCAGATGGAAAG ATATTTGAATGGAGTTTGCACAATCAAGGCAAAATtctttggtcaagaaattgcaGCAG GTTCTGCAACTTTGAGAACTCATTGCACTGTAGACATGAAATGGCTTTAGATGCTAATGGGAAAAGACTTCTGCTGACTTCTAATTCAGTAAGAGCACCCATATATCAG GTTCGAGATTGTACAACTGGGATGAGAACTCTTCCTCACAGTGCATGTGTAACAACGGTAGATTGGCATCCGACGTTGCCCATCTTTTTAACTGGATCAGCTGATAACTCGGTGCGAGTCACATCCATATCTTGA
- the LOC113724939 gene encoding uncharacterized protein isoform X5 encodes MENMLYAEELVREFLVFRGFTTTLQSFEKELATDVGKGFQVEKILDLVFSIYIPKFQAESLVDLLSFFKQCFSSSETAHIEALLKLHVSILRYYIVYAIQSRRKDKVVEFFDAHGTNLLQNNQEWASWFAIPYLKNPHLEPQFRMYFTKEWYNALHLSVRNFLSKMFNGTRIPALLKISSERITVNRLKKDIKQLNLKLSELQALLEEKEAQLSQSRSNALVQAEVGILATNSSSKFAAANAEENSISRRVKSTSDLGKINSIQDQSGDMPAEDFHSTSRVDSHLSGSERSHDLIAAQETDGEMHRDEDFPEVKVEFQERFLGHTSPISRCRFSASGDNIASASVDGTVRIWTYDSSAPASRNATIYCGAEVLSLEWDCKSDRLLLIGTADGCIKAWNVDAKRVVCDLNSNREFPSVLDIKCSPVEPIFVSASASRGYFTLTGIDMSAGLQITGWPAHDSAISSVHFGPDETSIFSLGADGKIFEWSLHNQGKILWSRNCSRFCNFENSLHCRHEMALDANGKRLLLTSNSVRAPIYQVRDCTTGMRTLPHSACVTTVDWHPTLPIFLTGSADNSVRVTSIS; translated from the exons ATGGAAAATATGCTGTATGCAGAGGAGCTTGTTAGAGAGTTCCTTGTGTTCAGAGGATTCACTACTACTCTCCAATCTTTCGAGAAAGAGTTAGCCACTGATGTTGGTAAAGGGTTTCAAGTCGAAAAGATATTGGACTTGGTTTTCTCCATATATATTCCCAAGTTTCAGGCTGAAAGTTTGGTTGATCTGTTGAGTTTTTTCAAGCAGTGCTTTTCTTCATCTGAAACAGCACATATTGAAGCACTGTTGAAGTTGCATGTCTCTATTCTACGTTATTATATAGTATATGCAATACAATCAAGAAGGAAGGACAAAGTCGTGGAATTCTTTGATGCCCATGGGACTAACTTGCTCCAAAACAACCAAGAGTGGGCCTCATGGTTTG CCATTCCATATCTCAAGAACCCACATTTGGAACCACAGTTTCGCATGTACTTCACAAAGGAGTGGTACAATGCACTGCATCTGTCTGTTAGAAATTTCTTGAGCAAGATGTTTAATGGTACTC GAATCCCAGCTCTATTGAAGATCAGTTCTGAAAGGATCACTGTGAACCGCCTCAAGAAGGACATTAAACAACTAAATCTTAAACTGTCAGAACTCCAGGCCTTGTTGGAGGAAAAGGAGGCCCAATTAAGTCAGTCCAGGAG TAATGCTTTAGTACAAGCAGAAGTAGGAATCCTGGCAACAAACAGCTCATCAAAGTTTGCAGCTGCTAATGCAGAAGAAAATAGCATTTCACGCAGGGTAAAATCGACATCTGATCTTGGTAAAATCAACAGCATTCAGGATCAAAGTGGTGATATGCCTGCTGAGGATTTTCATTCAACTTCTAGGGTAGATAGTCATCTTAGTGGGAGTGAAAGAAGCCATGATTTGATAGCAGCACAAG AAACTGACGGTGAAATGCATCGAGATGAAGATTTTCCAGAAGTGAAAGTTGAATTTCAG GAGAGATTTTTGGGCCACACGAGTCCAATCAGCCGTTGTCGTTTTTCTGCATCTGGAGACAATATTGCAAGTGCTTCTGTAGATGGCACAGTCAG GATTTGGACGTATGATTCATCAGCGCCTGCATCGAGGAATGCAACCATCTATTGTGGTGCTGAGGTCCTGTCACTTGAGTGGGATTGTAAATCTGATCGCTTG CTTCTTATTGGGACTGCTGATGGATGCATTAAAGCATGGAATGTTGATGCTAAGCGTGTTGTTTGTGATCTTAACTCCAATAGAGAATTCCCAAG TGTCTTGGATATTAAATGCAGCCCGGTGGAGCCAATATTCGTCTCTGCTTCAGCATCCAGAGG GTATTTCACCTTGACTGGTATAGATATGTCTGCTGGCCTGCAAATTACTGGGTGGCCAGCTCATGACTCTGCAATTAGCTCTGTTCATTTTGGGCCTGATGAGACAAGCATTTTCAGCTTAGGTGCAGATGGAAAG ATATTTGAATGGAGTTTGCACAATCAAGGCAAAATtctttggtcaagaaattgcaGCAG GTTCTGCAACTTTGAGAACTCATTGCACTGTAGACATGAAATGGCTTTAGATGCTAATGGGAAAAGACTTCTGCTGACTTCTAATTCAGTAAGAGCACCCATATATCAG GTTCGAGATTGTACAACTGGGATGAGAACTCTTCCTCACAGTGCATGTGTAACAACGGTAGATTGGCATCCGACGTTGCCCATCTTTTTAACTGGATCAGCTGATAACTCGGTGCGAGTCACATCCATATCTTGA
- the LOC113724939 gene encoding uncharacterized protein isoform X1 — MENMLYAEELVREFLVFRGFTTTLQSFEKELATDVGKGFQVEKILDLVFSIYIPKFQAESLVDLLSFFKQCFSSSETAHIEALLKLHVSILRYYIVYAIQSRRKDKVVEFFDAHGTNLLQNNQEWASWFAIPYLKNPHLEPQFRMYFTKEWYNALHLSVRNFLSKMFNGTRIPALLKISSERITVNRLKKDIKQLNLKLSELQALLEEKEAQLSQSRSNALVQAEVGILATNSSSKFAAANAEENSISRRVKSTSDLGKINSIQDQSGDMPAEDFHSTSRVDSHLSGSERSHDLIAAQETDGEMHRDEDFPEVKVEFQERFLGHTSPISRCRFSASGDNIASASVDGTVRIWTYDSSAPASRNATIYCGAEVLSLEWDCKSDRLLLIGTADGCIKAWNVDAKRVVCDLNSNREFPSVLDIKCSPVEPIFVSASASRGHGTNYIDKLGFASLTVWNMRSWKAMTVLPLGKDPPAITSVCFNHNGKLLAAAATDGMIHMFDMSAGLQITGWPAHDSAISSVHFGPDETSIFSLGADGKIFEWSLHNQGKILWSRNCSRFCNFENSLHCRHEMALDANGKRLLLTSNSVRAPIYQVRDCTTGMRTLPHSACVTTVDWHPTLPIFLTGSADNSVRVTSIS, encoded by the exons ATGGAAAATATGCTGTATGCAGAGGAGCTTGTTAGAGAGTTCCTTGTGTTCAGAGGATTCACTACTACTCTCCAATCTTTCGAGAAAGAGTTAGCCACTGATGTTGGTAAAGGGTTTCAAGTCGAAAAGATATTGGACTTGGTTTTCTCCATATATATTCCCAAGTTTCAGGCTGAAAGTTTGGTTGATCTGTTGAGTTTTTTCAAGCAGTGCTTTTCTTCATCTGAAACAGCACATATTGAAGCACTGTTGAAGTTGCATGTCTCTATTCTACGTTATTATATAGTATATGCAATACAATCAAGAAGGAAGGACAAAGTCGTGGAATTCTTTGATGCCCATGGGACTAACTTGCTCCAAAACAACCAAGAGTGGGCCTCATGGTTTG CCATTCCATATCTCAAGAACCCACATTTGGAACCACAGTTTCGCATGTACTTCACAAAGGAGTGGTACAATGCACTGCATCTGTCTGTTAGAAATTTCTTGAGCAAGATGTTTAATGGTACTC GAATCCCAGCTCTATTGAAGATCAGTTCTGAAAGGATCACTGTGAACCGCCTCAAGAAGGACATTAAACAACTAAATCTTAAACTGTCAGAACTCCAGGCCTTGTTGGAGGAAAAGGAGGCCCAATTAAGTCAGTCCAGGAG TAATGCTTTAGTACAAGCAGAAGTAGGAATCCTGGCAACAAACAGCTCATCAAAGTTTGCAGCTGCTAATGCAGAAGAAAATAGCATTTCACGCAGGGTAAAATCGACATCTGATCTTGGTAAAATCAACAGCATTCAGGATCAAAGTGGTGATATGCCTGCTGAGGATTTTCATTCAACTTCTAGGGTAGATAGTCATCTTAGTGGGAGTGAAAGAAGCCATGATTTGATAGCAGCACAAG AAACTGACGGTGAAATGCATCGAGATGAAGATTTTCCAGAAGTGAAAGTTGAATTTCAG GAGAGATTTTTGGGCCACACGAGTCCAATCAGCCGTTGTCGTTTTTCTGCATCTGGAGACAATATTGCAAGTGCTTCTGTAGATGGCACAGTCAG GATTTGGACGTATGATTCATCAGCGCCTGCATCGAGGAATGCAACCATCTATTGTGGTGCTGAGGTCCTGTCACTTGAGTGGGATTGTAAATCTGATCGCTTG CTTCTTATTGGGACTGCTGATGGATGCATTAAAGCATGGAATGTTGATGCTAAGCGTGTTGTTTGTGATCTTAACTCCAATAGAGAATTCCCAAG TGTCTTGGATATTAAATGCAGCCCGGTGGAGCCAATATTCGTCTCTGCTTCAGCATCCAGAGG GCATGGaacaaattatattgataaattggGTTTTGCATCCTTGACTGTATGGAACATGCGGTCATGGAAGGCTATG ACAGTCCTTCCTTTAGGTAAAGATCCTCCAGCAATTACTTCAGTATGTTTCAATCACAACGGGAAGCTTTTAGCAGCTGCAGCAACTGATGGAATGATTCATATGTTTG ATATGTCTGCTGGCCTGCAAATTACTGGGTGGCCAGCTCATGACTCTGCAATTAGCTCTGTTCATTTTGGGCCTGATGAGACAAGCATTTTCAGCTTAGGTGCAGATGGAAAG ATATTTGAATGGAGTTTGCACAATCAAGGCAAAATtctttggtcaagaaattgcaGCAG GTTCTGCAACTTTGAGAACTCATTGCACTGTAGACATGAAATGGCTTTAGATGCTAATGGGAAAAGACTTCTGCTGACTTCTAATTCAGTAAGAGCACCCATATATCAG GTTCGAGATTGTACAACTGGGATGAGAACTCTTCCTCACAGTGCATGTGTAACAACGGTAGATTGGCATCCGACGTTGCCCATCTTTTTAACTGGATCAGCTGATAACTCGGTGCGAGTCACATCCATATCTTGA